One genomic segment of Sminthopsis crassicaudata isolate SCR6 chromosome 2, ASM4859323v1, whole genome shotgun sequence includes these proteins:
- the LOC141557956 gene encoding chymase-like has translation MKCLLLLLLLTFLLAHDTGADDIIGGKESRPHSRPYMAFLEIKLCNNRSSCGGFLIRRDFVMTAAHCAGDSITVKLGAHNINKREETWQIINVTKQFPHPEYNAERLLNDIMLLKLEKKAKLTTSAVKTLPLPKRSNSVLPGKECLAAGWGRTGPNLPGSDTLQEVELRLMNPSDCKVFDCFDQKSQLCVGTPNSRKSVFFGDSGGPLVCSGVAQGIVSYVNLNAKPPSGFTRIAHYSSWINQILKAN, from the exons ATGAAgtgccttctcctcctcctcctgctgacTTTTCTTCTGGCTCATGATACTGGAGCTG ATGACATCATTGGGGGGAAAGAATCAAGGCCCCATTCCCGTCCTTACATGGCTTTTCTGGAAATCAAACTTTGTAATAATCGGTCCAGCTGTGGTGGGTTCCTGATTCGCCGTGACTTTGTGATGACAGCAGCCCATTGTGCAGGAGA CTCCATCACAGTCAAACTTGGAGCACATAACATCAACAAGAGAGAAGAGACTTGGCAGATCATTAATGTCACAAAACAATTTCCTCACCCAGAATATAATGCTGAAAGGCTTCTCAATGACATCATGTTACTAAAg CTGGAAAAGAAAGCTAAACTGACAACATCGGCAGTGAAAACTCTGCCCCTGCCCAAAAGATCCAATTCTGTCTTACCTGGGAAAGAATGTCTAGCAGCTGGCTGGGGAAGGACAGGACCAAATCTCCCAGGATCAGACACTTTACAGGAGGTGGAACTGAGACTAATGAATCCCAGTGACTGCAAAGTCTTTGACTGTTTTGATCAGAAATCCCAGTTGTGTGTAGGGACTCCCAACTCAAGGAAATCAGTATTCTTT GGAGATTCTGGAGGACCCCTCGTTTGTTCTGGTGTGGCCCAAGGAATTGTCTCCTATGTAAACTTGAATGCAAAACCACCTTCAGGCTTCACAAGAATTGCACATTACAGCTCCTGGATCAACCAAATCCTAAAAGCAAATTAG